CTCTCGTGTCTCCATAAATCAGTTTTGCGATAAAAAGCAAAGCAGTGCTGGCAAGGCAGGAAGTCACGAACAGACACGCTTGAATTTTTTACTTGCTTCTTGGTCACAATTTCCCCCTCGCCACTTTTGAGAACTTGGCAATTATGTTCATAATCTCCTTTATTGCGAATTTGGTCAAGCAAAGCCTGTCTGACTTTGGAACCTTTGGGGAAGTGTATTGCATGGGCGACATCAGTTTCCTCTGCGTGTTTCCTTTCCAAGTGTTTGGCAATTTGGGTAAAAGCCATTTTGCAATATAAACAGAAGTGCTTTTTGCATGGTTCTTTTTTCTCATCGTCCGCTTTGCTGGGTGTCGTTTCAATCACTTTCTTACAGGTCCTTGAACTGGATCGCGTTGGCTGTTTCGTCTCCAGCGTTTTCCTGCGGCGCCGCAATTGCGTTATAGGAATCTCCTTAGTGCCCGACTCAGACAGAGCTCGATCCGTATCATCTGACTGACCTGCCTCCACATCCTCCGCCTCATCACTTGAGTAATGTGCTTCCTGGTGGGACTTTTGTCTGTTAGCTAAGCCCCTTTGCGGTCTTTTGCCATTGGCCCTTGTCAGCATCCTTCCTGCATTTCTGGTGGGATTCGAACAACCAAAGTTCAAACTCATTGTACTTGATAAACCACCATTTGAGTCGTCTGACATCTCGTCTTCCTGTGCTTGCTCCTGGTCTTCCTCTACTTGACCTTTCTGCTCACAAGCAGTGTTTTGGGGGATCTTTTCATGTTCCCTCCCTGTCACTTGCTCAGTGTTTATACTGCCAGGGAAGATTGGCATTTTTTCGCCATCTCTAGGACCATCCAAATCTTGTGGAACATTCCCTTTTACTCTTGGAGTACCCTCGTCATTTCTGGCAGTGTCAAGGTTAGAAGTCAACCTAAGAGCATCACTCGAACTTCTCTCTTCAATcaagctcctctctccttcaaaTGACCTCGTCTCACCAAAAGTACAAGCCTGTAAAAGAACAAGCATATGTAAGACTCATTGCCAAATCAGACCCCATGAATAATTTGAGTGTACTTAAAACAAAGatcctttaaataaatgtggggaaaaacaaaacaaagctaaatTTTGGGTTGAATTTCGGTTGTTAAGTGGTGGTGATAAGTAaggtgaccttttttttgaacTGCCTTTTAGAAATTCTTTGCACATTTTTCAATTGCTATTTAACGCATCAGCACCTTGGCAATGCCCCAACAAGATCCAGGCTCATTCAAACACAAGTCAATGTGATGGCCACACGTCAAAAACAACCCTGACACCTCTGAAGTCTCGGTACAAAAACCACGTGACCCATTCGAGAACATTTAATGGCTTTATTGGATCAAGCAGCGATTTGACATTGTAAATGTCTAACCAAGTGTACGTAGTCATGGGATGTTAGATGAAATGCTACATGGAGAGAATATATTATGCACTAGACCTACATGCATGGCTTGCAATCAAAACAACTTACTTTTGATGTCATAAACAGAAAGGTTTGGCTTAGCATAGCGGCGTTCTATGAAACTCTTGACTCGGTACCAATGCAAAACATGGGAACACTTACTGgtgtttttaacataaaaaacattaattaatattattttgaaaatcttgTTACTTAGATAAAAGAATAAGTAAGATCCTGACTAGATGATATTTACTGGTGCATGCTGGCTGCACATGTTTTGCTATGATAATGACGATGGTACACGTTCTAAAAGCATATGCAGTATGTACCTGCTTCAAAGGGTTCGTCTTGTCCCGTTACTTCATGTGTTCAGTGTCTTCCCCCATTGACATGTTCTCTGCAAGGAAAGATGACACCAGTCTCTAATGTGCACATATTAACACAAACGTATAACGTTGAATGAATAATATTAGGTCAAAGTTACCAATGTACAATTACACATTAGCTAGTAACAGCAGCGAATTATTTAACTTCAGTGAAGATTTTAGCTTTTTATACATTCTGTAAACGCTAGAACAATATGTTCAGGTTATAGTAAGCTACATTGCCCTTGAACTCAATACATTATGGTATAATTTAACTTTAATACTCCCAAAATACCACACTGTTCTTCctgtttcataaaataaaagttgtaatCACAGTAAATgaccaaataaaacatatttacactATTAAAACATcgcttaaagggatagtttggatgttttgaagtgtggCTGTATGAAGaacttctccatagtcagtgttttactacagtagatggagcaAAGCAATATACTGCTATAAaagtattttagacacctaaaagaatcaatatcagttcaAGTTTGATTGATAAGTCCTTTATACAACCACAGCAAACATTTGAACCATCCCTTTAACATAGATCATATTTTGTTtccataaaaaatgaaagcattggAGACCACACTCTTACCTGGATTCGTTGCAGAAGTGAAGTTTCTTTGGAGTTGTGAAAAACATCTTGAGGCACTGAATTATTAAGTCTGTGGATGTAGATCCTGAAGAGACACATTCTCCTTTGTGCATTTTTGGAATTaaaaacgtttttcttttttagaagcGCTGCATGGGTTAACTATTAAGTCATCTCCGCCGCATCATGTAGCTTTAGTCAGGCATGTTTACTGTTTAGTATTTTCCATAACTGCTGATACTATTCACTCATTCCAAAGAGGTTTCAAGATTTGATCAAGTCAAATCACAAACAGATGATTGTATCTGAGATGGAAACAATTATACAAGCACCTGCTATGTGTCGTAACAAATACCTCATTAAAATGTCTATAAAACAGCTAAAAATAGGTTTTGTGTGGTGACTGGGCAACCGTTGTGTATATATGATGATTCCTGGACAACCGTCGTTATGAAAAATACTTCTCAATTCTTTCCGACCATGTTGCTTCTCCTTTTAACACCATGTCAGTTCATGAATTTGTAACGGTAAGCAGTTTGCCGCGCAGGTATTTAACAATACGTCACAGACGCAACACTGTGTTATACTGGTCATCCACAAAATTCACATGTTTTTTCATACTGATCTGCCACAAACACTTCCAAACTTCCACACACACTGGGGGCAACCAAGGTGCAATCTGTAACATTtggaaaatgtgctttttgtcTTGGAACGAAGACTCAAAAGCCTTGagctaaatataaaataaataaagacctaaataataaaaaggcacaaaagTGTAGACTGTGTGTTAAACTGCAGACTAGCATGCAGTTTAAATAAGATGAGGTCTGGGTGCATgggttttataaaatatttcactaaaacaaaacatttgaagggGCTGTAACTTACCTCTTGGTCCAGATTGTAGTCCTCTTTGGAATTAAGCGCCAATTTTACAGCCATATAATCTCCACTTTTCACAGCATCCCGCAACTCACCTGAAAAGGGTCAAAGGTTGAGTGAAGTTTAAAGAAAGTTTGCATACAAAATCTCACAATCTCCAAAACACGCCGgtgggatggaaaagcatgtctACTTTAAACAACGGCAAAAAAATACACtgtcacagccagaagctgtaaacgTCACTATCGTAAGGATTGAATCTTTCCgacagtccttgaacacatcgtGTGTGACGAAGGCTTCCTTCAGAAAAAGAAACCGGAACTAAGCTTAAAATGTGATAtattatcaaaaacattttattttacatttaaaatctcgccccaaataaaccgtttgaACTAACCATTCTGAGCTCCTCATCCGAGCTAAGAAGCCACAACAACGCATCAGAAAATCATCCATCACTTTTTGAAAGGTTGTAGTTTGTCTgggatgtaaatgtaaaaatactcactGGGCGATAGCGGCGGACCCGACAGGATCTCGTCCTCCCCGTTCAGATGTTTCTGGAAGTCGTCCAGAGTCATCCAGTCCAGGTTGAGGTCCATCCCCAGACTCAAGGTGGCTTGGCCTTTGTCTGTACAGCACACggtgcagagagagagcgatgcTTCATTAATAAAGGTGTGACGGACCACTGTCGATTGACctgtttaacattaaaactactaatgactagatttgttttaatccattaaagaataatcttttatttcttaatcattttaattgtgtgtttttatgaagataaAAAACCCACTAAAAATGACTATaccaaagtaaaaggataataGTGTGGAGCCTTTTAGACCAGCTGAATATAATATCATTGATCAATGATTGGCAACTAGCATCGACAGCAAAACACGTGATCAGGGAtctcccaaaaatattttttcccttttcttttgtgctgatccgatctggGACTCTGATCCAGGAcctttatgatccgttgcatcTTTAGTTAGCAGGATGAAACATTGTAAATCTTACTCACATTATGTGTCAAACCTCAGTAATAGTTTGCATTAAAACCGAGGTCAAAGCTCAACAAATTGATCATCCCAATGGTGCAGAGATTCATGTAAAACATACCAGATTTGTcagcgccccctggtggctcCTGGGTGTCCGGATTGTCATCACACGCCATAAAGAGTCTGGGCTCactgtcctccctcctcttcctcctctcctctgtggaGCTCTTCCTCTCCCAGCCGGTCCGCTGCGCCTCCTCCgacctctccttcctctcccgtGGATCCTCCCCAGGTTTAGGCTTCGCTGCAGACTCCtccgcctccctctcctccgtGTCCAGGCTGAAGCCGTAACTCTGGCCGGCTCTGGAGGCTGAAAGGACGGAGCAGACATatttatatctatctatatatatagatatatagttGCTATGATAATAATGTACGTCTTTGTTGTCgaagaacattttttaatgcctttaaatgtcctttaatTTACACACGGTGCATTAAGTTGtgataaaatatatagaaaaggTTTGATCTAGGGATGGGCATCGTTAGGATTTTATTGATTCTGCTTATTGGTTTGGTTCCTTATCGATACTcttattggttgttttttattatattgcgagcaaaaaagacaattaattaagaaaagaatcaacatttCTTCATTATTCTTGTGTGttaacaaatagtctttcttgagcagtatcaaaaatcttttaaatatattcgcaatttattatctttcattgatgatcctgttcttctgatcaaactaacgttagctgcagaggacgaggatggacggctgcaTTCCAAACAGTAGATCACTGATCATTtgtgcagactgatgttctgcttgttgtccagatgttgtgataaactgctgctgttctctccttaacttgtgagggtcttattgagtttgtttgtttgtttgtttgtttgtgtgtgtcacagagtgaagacaaagagacagagggaggttTGAGACGAGGACATCTCACTCCAGAACAGCATTAAAACTCCGGGTTTTTACTAATTTAGAGCGGTTTTTTTTGATTAGAACCGGGTTTCGAGGGGGACAAAACAGTTGTACCacatcattttacatatttgtaGCTAATGAAAGCTTATAATTGTAGAACTTCTATTTATACAATACAGGCTTTCAGTTTTGGTTAATGAGCAACTTGTTTCACATGTAAACGATTGTAGACGCGGCACAAAGAGGCAAAAGGTGCCATCACACCTGGACTCTGTTTTCACCGTTTTTGatctattttttgtttctgtatctgGTTTGTTTTCCTGTGGTGGCTCATGTGATCTTTCTGTGTGTCATACGTACCATCTGATTGCTTGGTCTTCTCCGTCTTCTCCGTCTCTGGTTTTTGAGCCGGGGACTCTTTGGTTGTCTTGGAGAGCTTGTCAATCTTTCCTACAAgctaatgtaataataaaaataaaaaaatgttaaaaccttATTACTTTTCCAGATGAATCACTGAGCAGCAGAACCCATCAAACTCTGCAAACATTAACGGTGACTAAAGGAAATGACACGTTCATCATTTGACATAAAGTCCTAATAAATATGTTGAAATGGGAGAAATGGAAAAGAGGgaacagacttttaaaaaaggagcatggttttcacattttaaaacacaaattaccAATTACTCACTCCTTATATCTTTCttatattttgcactttttcaaaaactttgcatgaatatgtattattacacatttaacaAAGCTTGATAAAAAGGATAAAGGCTCACGAAGCGAGGACTGATTTTATATCTCATTACCAACAAATAATTCttatgttttatacattttctaaactatatggattacatttttgcaagcctaaaatgcatgtttgtgtgtttactgttgTGTGCATAGAGGACAAAATGAGCAGAGCTAAACCAGGCAaatcaaaaactattttttctgttgtgtctAATTTTTTAACCTCCACATTTGAAGTCACAtgcttaaagaataaacagCAGTCTCATGCACCTTTGTGGGTTTGCTGCTGATCTTCTCCGGGACGGTCTGATGTGCCGGCTGCCGTCGGGGGGCTCGGTCTTTGGCCTCACAGTTCAACAGGAACTTCTCAAACAGGTTGGTGGAGCCCGACGCGTCCCTCTGAACCAGCGCCTCCTCTTtagccacctcctcctccttctgcttgGTGCTGCCGCCAACgaccaccgccgccgccgccacgcCGCCGCGACAGAGGACGTGGAGGACgttgaggaggtggaggaagacgGGACTTTGGGCGGCGCCGGCGGGCCCTCCTGTGCTTTGCTCTTGGCTTTCTTGTGCATCGTGGAGCTATCGCTGGAGTCCGAGTGCGGGGCGGCGTCCTCCTTGACCTTAGAGGTGAGGCTCTTCAGTTTCTGGAGGCTGCTCTCTTTCAGAGCGGCGTCTGGCTTTTTGCCCTTTTTGTCCTGGATCAGGTCCTTAATGCCCTGCAGCTTCACTTCCCACTTCCCCTTCTTCTGTTTGGACTTGTCATCTAAACGGGATTTTTCGGCCGACTTTGCTGCGGCTTCTGACGGCGTGTCGTCCATCTGGGACTCTGACGGAGCGTCGCTCATGGTCTCATCCAGAGGAGCAGCGGCGGCCTCGTCTTCAGAGGTTTCCatcttcctttccttcttccctttccttttcttcccctcctctcccttttctttcttatgctttcctccctctttcccctTCTCCTTCTTGTGTTTCTTGGAGGGAACCggctcatcttcctcctcttcagagTCGACCTGACGCTTTTTCGGATCGCTCGTCTTCTCCTTGGGAGGCGAGGGTGGAGTCGgggctctctcctcctcctcctcctcttcctcctcctcctcttcttcttcttcttcttctccgtctgtctctggTGCCGGTAGAGGCCTGAACTCctccttctgtttgtctttcttcttcttctttttctccgtTGGAGGcggctcctcttctccttcctgggtctttttctttttcttcttcttgacgGGCGCCTCAGTCGGACGTTCTTTGTCTCCTTCGCTCTCTGAGTCGGCATCGACCGTGTCGCTCTTTGTAGGAGGTGATTTCTAAAAGGAGAACAGGACAAGCAATGTCACAtttttgattatatatatatatattttttttaactctctggTTTAAAGGTTCCCTGGTTTTAGACCTTTaggctgtttttcatttagcaGGTCCAATAGTGTCACATTATACCACTAATCTACAGGTTTCTGGTTTAAtccagactgtttataagaagtggacgtccACATCcaccaaaatgaaacaattagctttcctgaagtgaaaacactgtgaaagggtttaagttctaagatgaaaacacacGGACAACTCAAAGATCGAACAACGGcatggtagcgacctgtcaatcagtgtgtagccccgccctaaagcatcccctgctttatggtctgtttgactctaaatggagcatcatttactaaatgaacatcatgctgtattgaaagagaatgcagctttaagacatgaagctttggattTACTTTACAGAACTGGATGTTGCGGGCAAGATTCACCTGTGAGATGTATAGGGTCAATACTTTACTCCTTAAATGTTGTCCCTTTACCAGTATTCTTGTTTTGGTGAATACAGTATCAGTTATATTCTGAATACTTGACTGTCACTTAGACTTACCACGCTCTTCTTGGCCTCTGCATCTTTCTTGGCCTTGATCTCAGCCATGGACTTCTTAAAAGCCAAGAGGACCTCACAACAGTCCTCCAAATGGGCCTCAGGCTCCCACGTGTCATCGTCCGAGCAGTAATTCTTCCAGCGGACTCTGTAGAGCACTTCGCcctggaaacagagagagaagacgaGAAGATGAGAAGCTTGAAGCGTTACCTCCATGACAAAACTGACACGGTGACTCGTAGCTGTCAGAGTTCATCTCCTTACACCAACAGAATCTGATGATGGCTGCTTGGATGCAAACATGGCTGACACACTGGATTCAATTAATCTTCAATTAGATGCTATATTGTACAAGACAGTGTAGGGAGTTCATTAAGGCAGAAAAGGCGAGACactttaaaaggtttttaaagcCTAAAAAGCCAATTTTACAATATTAAGACCATCAATTAAGAGAACAAAGCAAGGCCTAAACAACTGTGCAACAACATGGCTGTTGTTTTGACGTGACCATCACTAGGGGTGACGTTTCATAAACATGAAGTTGTTTTTAAtccatattttccttttttgagtCAGGACATTATTTTGCACAGTGAAACAGTGAGTTGAAGAGCTGCAAACAGATTCCCAGAATATTGGGGCGTTCTTGAAAAGATCCACAATCAAGGTCAATAAGTTAAACAacgtttttttcctcctttcatgGATTTAAAGATGACGAgtgttgcattttaaaagtgtctAACAAGGTTAAAACTCTTATCTTCTCACAGTCAAATGTGTctttgcagaaataaaaaaaaaaaaggacaatgacATCAGAACCATCTTTCTATGAAACAGCACATTCTGTTTGGTTATCATAATGATTATATCCATCTTAAATCTAACTTGATATATTCTGttccattcattattttaacattaacaataacGATGTCTGCCTCTGCCCCTACAGATTTCTGCTCTgtcgcttcttcttcttcccttgcATCCTGATTGGCACGTACACTGTGCTTATCATatagcctcttttttttaaataaggtgAGGCTCTGACCATGTGAGCCTCATGTTGCACCTCATAGCGGTCCCTGAAGTCTCCCTACAAAGCAGTCGCTTCTTAATCCGCTACTGAGTTCATTTGACTAAAATCTCTGCTTCTAAAATCACAGcctgcaaaacaaacatttactctCTTGATTCATTTCTGGCACTGCTTGGTCCATAATCGATATTCTCCTGTACAATAATCCTTAAACAATACTTTCATTATTTgagtatattaacattattattttgtgtatataacagatgtgttttgtttaagaatTTGTTAAGTAACCCTTTCTCCAAATTATACTCTGAGGATAAATCTGCAGCTGGAAATCTGTTTCCTGCCTCTGTGATTGTGTTTACGGGGCTCAACAATATGGATCGCCCGGGcaattaaaatgcaatttaGGCTACTAAAAAACACACCTGTAAAAAAATACCTTCAACatagttttttcccccaagaGTTTTTGATGGAAGTAGCTAACTAATTAGGCTTCTAATagattgtattgtatttttttttttttaaatatgcctccataaataatcaaaatttgAGTCATCTAGCTTCCTTCGCATCTCTGTAGAGAGTTGCACATACTCAGATCTGATCGTGCACTaacgagaaaaaaaatgttggctgttaaaaacaaattgatgaAACAAATTGATGATTTCAAGTTCAAGCAAGTGTTCCAATTATCCTGCAAACAGGATTTCAATTGGCATCGAGGATGTGAGCGAAACTCAAAACTACGTATTGCACAGTTTGCTGCAAGTTTGAGAGCAAACCCGATAGAACATGAcaattcatttgaaaagaaattGACCGGAGAAGTAGATTTCTGACATACTTGCCCAAAAAGGGAAAGTTAAACTCTGAGGGTCCGTGTTAAAAACAGCCTAATGTTCAACTATGGAAACTGGCAACAGTTTTACCCAGTTCCTACCCATCAACACTTTGCTTGTCCCTGTGTCAGTATCCTTTCAAATGCAAATACTTATAAAGCAATGTTTTGCCTAAGTTATCTCCTGAATCTCTTCATCTTGCAAATTAGCTTGAATGACTTTGTATACACAATACGAGTAGAAATACTAGGAAGGATCCCTGCTgcaaaaaggtaaacaaactGTAGAAAGGAGGTAATCAACCGTGAGACCACCATCAATCAACAACAGAGCTGATACacatacagcaccagtcaaaagtgtggacacaccttctcattacactactttgaagaatctaaaatataaaacatattctggtttgttgagcatttgtttgtttaccacataattccatatgtgttccttcatagtttggatgtcttcaatattaatctacaatgtagaaaaaaataaaaataaaaataaagaaaaaccattgaatgagaaggtgtgtccaaacttttgactggtactgtatttaacctatgattattaataatatattgttaaaGTATCAATACAGAACGTGGCGGTATTCAATGAGAAACAACAACTATTTATAATAACGAATAAATGGGGGAGGATTACTGTGAAATAGAACAAATACTGTTCTGTTCATCACAATGTAAccaatgcaacacacacagtgatgttaaattaaattagttttttttttacttttggacaAGCAGGAATATGCAGCTTTAACAATGCATCTTGCCACACACTCACAGGTCACTAATTACTTCCAATTTTTGCACAAATATCACTTAAAACCTTGAAGATGCAACCTGAAATACACGTTGTGTgtccttaaaaaaatgaaatgcaaaaataaaacactgttgttttgtctgcagAGAGCCGGTCAGCTGGTGTGTTGCtgcccctcacacacacacacacacacacacacacacacacacacacacacacacacacacacacactgtgatgttaaattaaatgagataattagttaatttttttttttttttacttttggacaAGCAGGAATATCAGTTCCTATCTGCAGCTTTAACAATcatccccactgacgtcaggacagcagagtcactgcccatctttaacctcacctcttcatgaagtagcacttattgtatt
The Anoplopoma fimbria isolate UVic2021 breed Golden Eagle Sablefish chromosome 16, Afim_UVic_2022, whole genome shotgun sequence genome window above contains:
- the mphosph8 gene encoding M-phase phosphoprotein 8; this translates as MAAETDKVEPADSEQDEEEDVYEVERIIDMRVEEGEVLYRVRWKNYCSDDDTWEPEAHLEDCCEVLLAFKKSMAEIKAKKDAEAKKSVKSPPTKSDTVDADSESEGDKERPTEAPVKKKKKKKTQEGEEEPPPTEKKKKKKDKQKEEFRPLPAPETDGEEEEEEEEEEEEEEEEERAPTPPSPPKEKTSDPKKRQVDSEEEEDEPVPSKKHKKEKGKEGGKHKKEKGEEGKKRKGKKERKMETSEDEAAAAPLDETMSDAPSESQMDDTPSEAAAKSAEKSRLDDKSKQKKGKWEVKLQGIKDLIQDKKGKKPDAALKESSLQKLKSLTSKVKEDAAPHSDSSDSSTMHKKAKSKAQEGPPAPPKVPSSSTSSTSSTSSVAAATKQKEEEVAKEEALVQRDASGSTNLFEKFLLNCEAKDRAPRRQPAHQTVPEKISSKPTKLVGKIDKLSKTTKESPAQKPETEKTEKTKQSDASRAGQSYGFSLDTEEREAEESAAKPKPGEDPRERKERSEEAQRTGWERKSSTEERRKRREDSEPRLFMACDDNPDTQEPPGGADKSDKGQATLSLGMDLNLDWMTLDDFQKHLNGEDEILSGPPLSPSELRDAVKSGDYMAVKLALNSKEDYNLDQEDVSGMSLSMLAAAGGQDDILRLLIKKGVRVNGRQKNGTTALMHAAEKNFLTTVAILLEAGSYVNAQTLSGETALMRACKRGNADVVRLLLEYGADCNVVSKNKTAAMYFAKLGNNLMVCDLIKDHTSILSSVAEDTIRAYFESRLILLEPVFPLACHRLCEGPDFSLEFGFKSQPQPEGSGILLFIFHANFLNEITARLCGPCSVHAVVLNDKFQLPIFLDSHFIYSFSPVPGINRLFIRLAETPAAKVKLLICAYRVQLQ